In the genome of bacterium, the window TAGAAGGAACGGGCTCGGCTCCTAAAACGAAAAACGACGAAGAAGCACGCGCCGCCGCGAAAGCGCGCGCGGAACACCGAATGGAACCGGTACTCGAGGACGCTGAGGTCTTCGATGCCGAGGAGTTCGAAGAACAAGCGGGATTGTACGAGGAATCGTTCCGGGACATCGAAGAGAACGAAATAGTAACCGGGACGGTTGTCGCCGTTACCGAAGACGAAGTATTAGTAGATATCGGTTACAAATCCGAGGGGACTATCAGCCTTAGCGAATTCGCCGAAGAGGAACCGATAACGGTCGGCGATAAGGTGGAAGTTTACCTCGAGAAGAAAGAGGACCAGGACGGCATCATCGTCCTCTCCAAAGAGAAAGCGGATTTCTACCGCGCGTGGGACCAGGTCCGCGACGTCTACGAGACGGGCGGCGACATCGAGGGGAAGATAATCAACCGCGTTCGCGGCGGGTTCATAGTGGATATCGGCGTTAAAGCTTTTTTGCCGGCTTCGCAGTTGGACCTCAGGCCGGTGCGGGACTTCGAACCCTATCTGGGCGGGAGTTTCCGCATGAAAATAATAAAGGTCAACAAGCGCCGCCGTAATATTGTTTTGTCCCGCAAAGCTTTGCTGTTGGAGGAACGCGAAGAGAAGCGTAAGCGTCTCCTCGAAACTATCGAGGTCGGCGCCATTTTGGGAGGGGAGGTCAAGAACATCACCGACTTCGGCGCTTTCGTAGACCTCGACGGCCTCGACGGCCTTTTGCATATAACCGACCTTTCGCGCGGCCGCGTCAATCACCCCTCGGAAGTCGTATCGGTGGGCCAAAACTTGGAAGTTTTAGTTACCGATTTCGACCGGGAGACGGGGCGCGTATCGTTGAGTCTCAAGGAATTGGAGGATGACCCCTGGGAGACGGTCGAGGAAAGGTATAACGAGGGCGATCGCGTTATCGGCAAAGTCGTCTCGATCGTGGATTACGGCGCGTTCGTGGAGCTCGAGCCGGGCGTCGAGGGTTTGGTCCACGTGTCGGAGATGTCCTGGACGCAACGGGTTAAACACCCTTCCAAATTATTATCCGTCGGCGACGAGATCGGCGTAGTTATACTCAAGATCGACGAAAAAAATCGGCGGATATCTTTGGGTTTAAGGCAGACGATGCCTAACCCCTGGGATACGATCGAGGAACGTTATCCGCCGCGCAGTAGGATAGAAGGCGTCGTGAAAAATATTACGGAGTTCGGCGTATTCGTCGAGTTGGAAGAAGGTATCGACGGCCTTATCCACATATCCGATATTTCGTGGACGAAGCGCGTGCGCCACCCCTCGGAGGTTTTCCAAAAAGGGCAAACGGTGGAAGCCGTGGTCCTGACCATCGATTCCGTAAACCGCCGTATATCGCTGGGCGTCAAGCAGCTCGAGCGCGATCCCTGGACCAACATCGAGAAGAAGTACCCGGTCGGCGAGTACGTCGAGGGCGACGTTGTTCGGATAACGCCTTACGGCGCTATTGTAAAATTGGAAGACGATATCGAGGGTTTGCTCCATATCTCGGAGATAGCGGGACGAAGGATCAACCGCGTTGAGGACGTCTTGGACCGCGGCGACCGGATTAAAGTCAAAACAATAAATATTTCGCCGAGGGAACGGCGCATAAACCTTAGCCTTTGGCAATATCAAAACGAGACCGGCGACAAAGGCATAGAGAAAGGTGTCGGCCTCGCCGCTTTAGCCGCGGAAGAGGCTAAAGCCAAGGCCGAGGAAAGCGGGGCGGCGCCGGAGGAGCAAAAGGAAGAACCGGCCCGGGACGAGGAAACGGTGCAGGATACCGTCGAGGAGAAGGCGGAGGCTACCGCCGACGCCCAAGAAAGCGAATCGGCGGAGGCCGAACCCGTAAGCGTCGGCGAGGAAACCGAGGAAAGCGAAGAACCCGCGGAAGCCGCCGAGGAGGCCGTTGAGCCCGCGGCGGAGGCGCCGGCGGAAAAGGAAGGCGAGGAAGCCGAAGCGACGCCGGCTGAGGGGGAGACGACGCCGGACGAAGACGCCGCCGAGGAGGCCGTTGAGCCCGCGGCGGAGGCGCCGGCGGAAGAGAAAGGCGAGGAAGCCGAAGCGACGCCGGCTGAGGGGGAGACGACGCCGGACGAAGGCGCCGCCGAGGAGGCCGTTGAGCCCGCGGCGGAGGCGCCGGCGGAAGAGGAAGGCGAGGAAGCCGAAGCGACGCCGGCTGAGGGGGAGACGACGCCGGACGAAGGCGCCGCCGGGGAGGCCGTTGAGCCCGCGGCGGAGGCCGAACCCGTAAGCGTCGGCGAAGAAGCCGAGGAAAGCGAAGAACCCGCGGAAGCCGCCGAGGAGGCCGTTGAGCCCGCGGCGGAGGCGCCGGCGGAAAAGGAAGGCGAGGAAGCCGAAGCGACGCCGGCTGAGGGGGAGACGACGCCGGACGAAGGCGCCGCCGAAACGCCGGTCGAAGAAAAGCCTAAGGAAGAGTGAACTTGGAGAGTCGGGTAATCGCGGCGGCTTCTACGGGGAAGCCGCCTTTTAACTATGAAGGTCCGCGGTGCCCCCGGTAAAAAATCTTAGACGGGTGATAATACTCGGCCGGCCCAACGTCGGCAAATCCACCCTTTTCAACAGGCTCGTAGGTCGAGGTATCGCTATGACCAACGACGAGCCGCACACTACGCGCGACATATTGGCCGGCGTTTGCCGCTTCGGCGACGTCGTCTTCGAATTGGTGGACGCCGCCGGTTTTTTGGTTTCTCCCGACGATACGTTGAACCAAAGTATAAAAAGGGGCCTCGACGCCGCCGCGGCTTCCTCGGACGTCGTCGTTTTGACGTTCGACGGCCGGGAGGGGTTGTTACCGCTGGACCGCGATTTGGCTCACTTCGTACGCCGTCTGAGAAAGCCCGTCGTCCCTGTCGTCAATAAAATAGATTCGCCGTCTTTGACGGGCGCCGTCGCGGACTTCTACGAACTCGGCTTCGCGCGCGACCCCTTACCCGTGAGCGCCGCTAACGGTTTCAACTGCTACGAGCTCCTGGCCGCCGTCGCCGAAGAGCTCGGCCCGGCCGCGGAGGCCGTGGAAGCGACGGCCCGCGACGCGCTGTGCGTGGCCGTCGTGGGGAGGCCGAACGTCGGGAAGTCGTCGGTCCTCAACCGCCTCGCGGGAGATGAGAGGGTCGTAGTCCACGAAAGCCCGGGGACGACCCGGGACGCCGTAGACGTCGAGATAACGTACGGCGAACGTAAATACCTGTTCGTCGATACGGCCGGGATCCGGCGTAGGACGCGTGCCAAGGAAAGGCTCGAGCTCTGGGGTTTGCGGAAATCGTTGGCGGCGATTAAGAGGGCGTCGGTGGTAGTGCTCGTGCTCGACGGCGCCGAGGGGCCGACTTCGCAAGACGCCAAGATCGCCGGTTACGCCGACCGCAACGGCCGAGGTTTAATATTGTTCTTAAATAAGACGGACCTACTCCAAGGCGAGGCCGGCGCCGCGCGTTTGGAAGAGAGTTTGAAAAGCGTACGGTCCGACTTGAGCTTTGCTTCGTACGCGCCGCTGCTCGCAGGCTCCGCCCTCGAGGGGTTCGACGCGGCGTCGTTGTACCGGACGATAGGCGAGGTCGACGCGAACCGCAACGTCCGCGTCGGGACCGGAGAGTTGAACCGGTTTCTAAGAGAGGTTTTGGCCCGGCGAAGTTTTAGGGTGGGCAAGAAAGAGGTCCGGCTCCTGTACGCGGTCCAAGCCGCCGCCGCGCCGCCGAGGTTCCAGATATTCGTTAACCTTTCGAAGAAGCCGCCCCCGCTACTCGGGCGTTACATAGAGAACCGGCTGCGCGAAACCTTCCCTTTCGTGGGGACCCCGCTTAGGCTCGTCTTCCGCCTGCGAAGCCCAAAGGAAAGGAAATATTAGTTGTCCGTAGTCGGATGCGATGTTATTTTTTGGAGATGAAGGTCTTGATATACGTCGGTATAGTGGCCGCGTCGTTTTTAATCGGGGCGTTACCTTTTTCCTGGTTTTTAGGAAGGATGGCGGGTATTGACCTGCGACGGGTAGGATCCGGCAACCCGGGCGCGACGAATCTGTATCGCGCGGCGGGGGCGCGGTGGGGCATACCGGGGTTTCTGTTGGACGTCGCGAAGGGGGTTACGCCCGTAGCGGCCGCCCAGTGGCTTTTCCCGCATTTGGCCGCGGCCGGGATTTTGGCCGCCGCCGCGGCGATATCGGGCCACATCTGGACGCCGTTCCTCGGTTTCCGAGGAGGGAAGGGCGTCGCTACCGCGGCCGGCGCGTTTCTGGCCCTCGAGCCGCTGTTGATTCTAATAGCTTTCGCCGTTTTTCTCGTCGTCGTGGCCGCGACGCGGTACGTATCGTTGGGTTCGTTGAGCGCGGCGGTCGCGGTTTTCGTGGCCTCGTTCGCACTTCCCCTCGTTTCGCGGCGGCCGGTGGACCCGTATTTCATAGTTTTTTGCGGCGTTTGTTCCGCGGCCATAGTTTACGCCCATCGTAGGAATATCTCCCGCTTATTGGCGGGTACGGAAAGTAAGTTGGGAGGGCGAAAAAAGGATGGCGGGTAAAGGTTCCAAAAAAGTCGCGGTCCTGGGGGCCGGCTCCTGGGGGGTTACGCTCGCGCGCCTTCTCGCCGAGAACGGCAACGACGTACGGCTGTGGTGTTACTGGCCCGAGGAATACGAGATGTTGCGCCAGACGCGCGAACGACGCGACCTTTTACCCGGCGTGGTGTTGCCCCAGACCGTGGAAATATCGAACGACGCCGCCGCGGTGACGTCGGGCACGGAAGCGGTTTTCTTCGTCGTACCCTCGTTCGGGGTGCGCTCGACGGCGAAGTTGATACGCGACGTGTGCGACGGCTCACAGCTTGCGGTCTCCGCGGCCAAGGGATTGGAAGAAGGTACTTACTCCCGTATGACCGAGGTGCTCGAGGAGGAGCTTGCCGGCGGCGCGAGGGGGTACGTATCGTTCTCCGGCCCGAGCCACGCCGAGGAAGTATCTCGCCGGATACCGACGTCTATAGTCGCGGCGTCGCGGGAAGAGGGGCCGGCGCGCGAAATACAGGAATTGACCATAACGCCGTATTTAAGAGTTTATACCAACGACGACGTCGTCGGCGTCGAGTACGGCGCGGCCCTCAAGAACGTCGTTGCCATCGCCGCCGGTGCCGTGGACGGCCTGGGATACGGCGACAATACCAAAGCCGCGTTGCTCGCCCGCGGCTTGGCCGAAATAACGCGCCTGGGCGTCGCCCGGGGAGCGAAACCGTTGACCTTCGCGGGCCTTTCCGGGCTGGGTGACTTGGTCGTAACTTGTACCAGCC includes:
- the plsY gene encoding glycerol-3-phosphate 1-O-acyltransferase PlsY, with product MRCYFLEMKVLIYVGIVAASFLIGALPFSWFLGRMAGIDLRRVGSGNPGATNLYRAAGARWGIPGFLLDVAKGVTPVAAAQWLFPHLAAAGILAAAAAISGHIWTPFLGFRGGKGVATAAGAFLALEPLLILIAFAVFLVVVAATRYVSLGSLSAAVAVFVASFALPLVSRRPVDPYFIVFCGVCSAAIVYAHRRNISRLLAGTESKLGGRKKDGG
- the der gene encoding ribosome biogenesis GTPase Der, which codes for MIILGRPNVGKSTLFNRLVGRGIAMTNDEPHTTRDILAGVCRFGDVVFELVDAAGFLVSPDDTLNQSIKRGLDAAAASSDVVVLTFDGREGLLPLDRDLAHFVRRLRKPVVPVVNKIDSPSLTGAVADFYELGFARDPLPVSAANGFNCYELLAAVAEELGPAAEAVEATARDALCVAVVGRPNVGKSSVLNRLAGDERVVVHESPGTTRDAVDVEITYGERKYLFVDTAGIRRRTRAKERLELWGLRKSLAAIKRASVVVLVLDGAEGPTSQDAKIAGYADRNGRGLILFLNKTDLLQGEAGAARLEESLKSVRSDLSFASYAPLLAGSALEGFDAASLYRTIGEVDANRNVRVGTGELNRFLREVLARRSFRVGKKEVRLLYAVQAAAAPPRFQIFVNLSKKPPPLLGRYIENRLRETFPFVGTPLRLVFRLRSPKERKY
- a CDS encoding 30S ribosomal protein S1, which codes for MEPVLEDAEVFDAEEFEEQAGLYEESFRDIEENEIVTGTVVAVTEDEVLVDIGYKSEGTISLSEFAEEEPITVGDKVEVYLEKKEDQDGIIVLSKEKADFYRAWDQVRDVYETGGDIEGKIINRVRGGFIVDIGVKAFLPASQLDLRPVRDFEPYLGGSFRMKIIKVNKRRRNIVLSRKALLLEEREEKRKRLLETIEVGAILGGEVKNITDFGAFVDLDGLDGLLHITDLSRGRVNHPSEVVSVGQNLEVLVTDFDRETGRVSLSLKELEDDPWETVEERYNEGDRVIGKVVSIVDYGAFVELEPGVEGLVHVSEMSWTQRVKHPSKLLSVGDEIGVVILKIDEKNRRISLGLRQTMPNPWDTIEERYPPRSRIEGVVKNITEFGVFVELEEGIDGLIHISDISWTKRVRHPSEVFQKGQTVEAVVLTIDSVNRRISLGVKQLERDPWTNIEKKYPVGEYVEGDVVRITPYGAIVKLEDDIEGLLHISEIAGRRINRVEDVLDRGDRIKVKTINISPRERRINLSLWQYQNETGDKGIEKGVGLAALAAEEAKAKAEESGAAPEEQKEEPARDEETVQDTVEEKAEATADAQESESAEAEPVSVGEETEESEEPAEAAEEAVEPAAEAPAEKEGEEAEATPAEGETTPDEDAAEEAVEPAAEAPAEEKGEEAEATPAEGETTPDEGAAEEAVEPAAEAPAEEEGEEAEATPAEGETTPDEGAAGEAVEPAAEAEPVSVGEEAEESEEPAEAAEEAVEPAAEAPAEKEGEEAEATPAEGETTPDEGAAETPVEEKPKEE
- a CDS encoding NAD(P)H-dependent glycerol-3-phosphate dehydrogenase → MAGKGSKKVAVLGAGSWGVTLARLLAENGNDVRLWCYWPEEYEMLRQTRERRDLLPGVVLPQTVEISNDAAAVTSGTEAVFFVVPSFGVRSTAKLIRDVCDGSQLAVSAAKGLEEGTYSRMTEVLEEELAGGARGYVSFSGPSHAEEVSRRIPTSIVAASREEGPAREIQELTITPYLRVYTNDDVVGVEYGAALKNVVAIAAGAVDGLGYGDNTKAALLARGLAEITRLGVARGAKPLTFAGLSGLGDLVVTCTSRHSRNRYVGEELGRGRRLDDILASMKMVAEGVRTTKAAYELSRKTGIDMPITVEMYRVMFEGKDPRAAVFDLMTREPRPEV